The following coding sequences lie in one Dunckerocampus dactyliophorus isolate RoL2022-P2 chromosome 4, RoL_Ddac_1.1, whole genome shotgun sequence genomic window:
- the qng1 gene encoding queuosine salvage protein isoform X1: MEPPLFPRESGQFVAERSQDVFVEEEGVQKVAEMLYALRDSDELTASGWKKANPLAPAATSDQALNWMFVVDTMNFSFWPEKETQQCEVTFNGTTYTGYMTLCAAITRAMEEGVPITDPKFFSQISMEELAHVLRSDNETPMPMLHERHQVLTEGGRVLLQHGGSFRSFISQAGDDARKMVELVVEKIPSYRDEAVYEGKKIAFYKRAQILVADFWGIMAARGEAVITNMDWLTMFADYRIPQALVYLGALRYSDALMGSLKHGELLRSGDRREVEIRACSILAVERIRERLSKLLQERDGRSCGVNSAIIDFYLWPYAKQHHREMAHIPIHHTRSVYY, from the exons ATGGAGCCGCCGTTGTTTCCCAGAGAGTCGGGCCAGTTTGTTGCAGAGCGCAGTCAGGATGTGTTTGTGGAGGAGGAAGGCGTTCAGAAGGTGGCCGAGATGCTGTACGCTCTGCGAGATAGTGACGAGCTGACTGCCAGTGGCTGGAAGAAGGCCAACCCTCTGGCCCCTGCTGCCACCTCTGAC CAGGCTTTAAATTGGATGTTTGTGGTGGACACCATGAACTTCTCTTTTTGGCCCGAGAAGGAAACCCAGCAGTGTGAGGTGACCTTTAACGGCACCACGTACACGGGCTACATGACCTTGTGCGCCGCCATCACCAGGGCCATGGAGGAAG GCGTGCCCATCACGGATCCAAAGTTCTTCTCCCAGATAAGCATGGAGGAGTTGGCGCACGTTCTTCGATCAGACAACGAAACGCCCATGCCGATGCTTCACGAGCGCCACCAG GTGCTGACTGAAGGCGGCCGCGTGCTGTTGCAGCACGGCGGAAGCTTCCGCAGTTTTATCAGCCAGGCTGGGGACGACGCCCGGAAGATGGTGGAGCTTGTTGTGGAGAAGATTCCGTCCTACAGAGACGAGGCTGTCTATGAG GGCAAGAAAATCGCGTTCTACAAGCGAGCTCAGATCCTGGTGGCTGACTTCTGGGGCATCATGGCGGCCCGAGGTGAGGCGGTCATTACCAACATGGACTGGCTCACCATGTTCGCCGACTACAGGATCCCTCAGGCCCTCGTCTACCTCGGCGCCCTGCGATACTCTGATGCTCTGATGGGCAGCCTCAAGCacg GCGAGTTGCTGCGTTCAGGCGACAGGAGGGAGGTGGAGATCCGAGCCTGTTCCATCTTGGCGGTGGAGCGCATCAGGGAGCGTCTGAGCAAGCTGCTGCAGGAACGGGACGGCAGGAGCTGCGGCGTCAACTCGGCCATCATCGACTTCTACCTGTGGCCGTACGCCAAGCAGCACCACAGAGAGATGGCCCACATTCCCATCCACCACACGCGCTCCGTGTACTACTGA
- the hnrnpk gene encoding heterogeneous nuclear ribonucleoprotein K isoform X2 — translation MDMKDEMQDDSSFSNTETNGKRPAEDADEQKSFKRSRNSDEMIELRILLQSKNAGAVIGKGGKNIKALRSDYNASVSVPDSSGPERILCICADIDTVGEIMLKIIPTLEEYQQYNGMDFDCELRLLIHQSLAGSIIGVKGAKIKELRENTKTSIKLFQECCPQSTDRVVLVGGKMERVVECIKTMLEVIAEAPIKGRSQPYDPNFYDETYEYGGFTMMFEERGSSRRPMGGFPIRGSRSSTGDRGYDRMPSSRSGRAPMPPSRRDYDDISPRRGPSHHQSRSSRGSSMSMGRSHRGGDDRYYDSYRGSDERSNDRRGRQDRYSDNMSGGGYDNSSSWDGYQSGGRCSYNDTVITTQVTIPKDLAGSIIGKGGQRIKQIRHDSGASIKIDEPLEGSEDRIITIVGTQDQIQNAQYLLQNSVLHLLGFKD, via the exons ATGGACATGAAAGACGAAATGCAAGACGATTCCTCATTCAGCAACACAGAGACAAACG GTAAGCGCCCCGCTGAGGATGCGGATGAGCAGAAATCATTCAAGCGCTCCAGGAACTCTGACGAGATGATTGAGCTGCGGATCCTGCTGCAGAGCAAA AACGCAGGAGCTGTTATCGGGAAGGGTGGCAAAAACATCAAAGCCCTACGTTCAGAT TACAATGCCAGTGTGTCAGTCCCAGACAGCAGTGGGCCTGAGCG CATCCTGTGCATCTGTGCCGACATCGACACCGTCGGAGAGATCATGCTCAAGATTATCCCAACTCTGGAGGAG TACCAGCAGTACAATGGCATGGATTTTGACTGTGAGCTGCGTCTACTGATCCACCAGAGCTTGGCTGGCTCTATTATTGGAGTCAAGGGAGCCAAGATCAAGGAGCTCAGAGAG AACACAAAGACCAGTATCAAGCTGTTTCAGGAGTGTTGCCCTCAATCGACAGACCGGGTCGTGCTGGTCGGTGGTAAAATGGAGCGTGTGGTTGAGTGTATCAAGACTATGCTGGAGGTCATTGCGGAA GCTCCCATTAAGGGCCGTTCACAGCCTTACGACCCTAATTTCTATGACGAAACATACGAATATGGAGGGTTCACGATGATGTTTGAGGAGCGAGGTAGCAGCCGCCGGCCCATGGGAGGCTTCCCCATTCGAGGGAGTAGGTCAAGCACCGGTGACCGGGGCTATGATCGAATGCCCTCTAGCAGATCGGGACGGGCACCCATGCCTCCCTCTCGCAGGGATTATGATGACATTAGCCCTCGCCGAGGTCCTTCACACCACCAGAGCAGGAGTAGTAGGGGCAGCAGCATGTCTATGGGTCGTTCACACAGAGGAGG AGATGATCGTTACTATGACTCATACCGTGGCTCAGATGAAAGGTCAAA TGACAGAAGAGGCAGACAGGATCGCTACAGCGATAACATG AGTGGAGGGGGATATG ACAACAGTTCCTCCTGGGATGGCTACCAATCAG GTGGACGGTGCTCCTACAACGACACTGTCATTACCACACAAGTGACCATCCCAAAAGAT CTGGCAGGCTCCATTATCGGCAAGGGGGGCCAGCGGATCAAACAGATCCGCCACGACTCCGGGGCGTCCATCAAGATCGACGAGCCTCTGGAAGGTTCCGAGGACCGGATCATCACCATCGTGGGCACCCAGGATCAGATTCAGAATGCCCAGTACCTTCTGCAGAACAG TGTGCTGCACCTGCTTGGATTCAAGGACTAA
- the hnrnpk gene encoding heterogeneous nuclear ribonucleoprotein K isoform X3: MDMKDEMQDDSSFSNTETNGKRPAEDADEQKSFKRSRNSDEMIELRILLQSKNAGAVIGKGGKNIKALRSDYNASVSVPDSSGPERILCICADIDTVGEIMLKIIPTLEEYQQYNGMDFDCELRLLIHQSLAGSIIGVKGAKIKELRENTKTSIKLFQECCPQSTDRVVLVGGKMERVVECIKTMLEVIAEAPIKGRSQPYDPNFYDETYEYGGFTMMFEERGSSRRPMGGFPIRGSRSSTGDRGYDRMPSSRSGRAPMPPSRRDYDDISPRRGPSHHQSRSSRGSSMSMGRSHRGGDDRYYDSYRGSDERSKRGRQDRYSDNMSGGGYDNSSSWDGYQSGGRCSYNDTVITTQVTIPKDLAGSIIGKGGQRIKQIRHDSGASIKIDEPLEGSEDRIITIVGTQDQIQNAQYLLQNSVKQFSGLLL; encoded by the exons ATGGACATGAAAGACGAAATGCAAGACGATTCCTCATTCAGCAACACAGAGACAAACG GTAAGCGCCCCGCTGAGGATGCGGATGAGCAGAAATCATTCAAGCGCTCCAGGAACTCTGACGAGATGATTGAGCTGCGGATCCTGCTGCAGAGCAAA AACGCAGGAGCTGTTATCGGGAAGGGTGGCAAAAACATCAAAGCCCTACGTTCAGAT TACAATGCCAGTGTGTCAGTCCCAGACAGCAGTGGGCCTGAGCG CATCCTGTGCATCTGTGCCGACATCGACACCGTCGGAGAGATCATGCTCAAGATTATCCCAACTCTGGAGGAG TACCAGCAGTACAATGGCATGGATTTTGACTGTGAGCTGCGTCTACTGATCCACCAGAGCTTGGCTGGCTCTATTATTGGAGTCAAGGGAGCCAAGATCAAGGAGCTCAGAGAG AACACAAAGACCAGTATCAAGCTGTTTCAGGAGTGTTGCCCTCAATCGACAGACCGGGTCGTGCTGGTCGGTGGTAAAATGGAGCGTGTGGTTGAGTGTATCAAGACTATGCTGGAGGTCATTGCGGAA GCTCCCATTAAGGGCCGTTCACAGCCTTACGACCCTAATTTCTATGACGAAACATACGAATATGGAGGGTTCACGATGATGTTTGAGGAGCGAGGTAGCAGCCGCCGGCCCATGGGAGGCTTCCCCATTCGAGGGAGTAGGTCAAGCACCGGTGACCGGGGCTATGATCGAATGCCCTCTAGCAGATCGGGACGGGCACCCATGCCTCCCTCTCGCAGGGATTATGATGACATTAGCCCTCGCCGAGGTCCTTCACACCACCAGAGCAGGAGTAGTAGGGGCAGCAGCATGTCTATGGGTCGTTCACACAGAGGAGG AGATGATCGTTACTATGACTCATACCGTGGCTCAGATGAAAGGTCAAA AAGAGGCAGACAGGATCGCTACAGCGATAACATG AGTGGAGGGGGATATG ACAACAGTTCCTCCTGGGATGGCTACCAATCAG GTGGACGGTGCTCCTACAACGACACTGTCATTACCACACAAGTGACCATCCCAAAAGAT CTGGCAGGCTCCATTATCGGCAAGGGGGGCCAGCGGATCAAACAGATCCGCCACGACTCCGGGGCGTCCATCAAGATCGACGAGCCTCTGGAAGGTTCCGAGGACCGGATCATCACCATCGTGGGCACCCAGGATCAGATTCAGAATGCCCAGTACCTTCTGCAGAACAG TGTGAAGCAGTTCTCTGGTCTTTTGCTGTAG
- the qng1 gene encoding queuosine salvage protein isoform X2, with product MEPPLFPRESGQFVAERSQDVFVEEEGVQKVAEMLYALRDSDELTASGWKKANPLAPAATSDQALNWMFVVDTMNFSFWPEKETQQCEVTFNGTTYTGYMTLCAAITRAMEEGVPITDPKFFSQISMEELAHVLRSDNETPMPMLHERHQHGGSFRSFISQAGDDARKMVELVVEKIPSYRDEAVYEGKKIAFYKRAQILVADFWGIMAARGEAVITNMDWLTMFADYRIPQALVYLGALRYSDALMGSLKHGELLRSGDRREVEIRACSILAVERIRERLSKLLQERDGRSCGVNSAIIDFYLWPYAKQHHREMAHIPIHHTRSVYY from the exons ATGGAGCCGCCGTTGTTTCCCAGAGAGTCGGGCCAGTTTGTTGCAGAGCGCAGTCAGGATGTGTTTGTGGAGGAGGAAGGCGTTCAGAAGGTGGCCGAGATGCTGTACGCTCTGCGAGATAGTGACGAGCTGACTGCCAGTGGCTGGAAGAAGGCCAACCCTCTGGCCCCTGCTGCCACCTCTGAC CAGGCTTTAAATTGGATGTTTGTGGTGGACACCATGAACTTCTCTTTTTGGCCCGAGAAGGAAACCCAGCAGTGTGAGGTGACCTTTAACGGCACCACGTACACGGGCTACATGACCTTGTGCGCCGCCATCACCAGGGCCATGGAGGAAG GCGTGCCCATCACGGATCCAAAGTTCTTCTCCCAGATAAGCATGGAGGAGTTGGCGCACGTTCTTCGATCAGACAACGAAACGCCCATGCCGATGCTTCACGAGCGCCACCAG CACGGCGGAAGCTTCCGCAGTTTTATCAGCCAGGCTGGGGACGACGCCCGGAAGATGGTGGAGCTTGTTGTGGAGAAGATTCCGTCCTACAGAGACGAGGCTGTCTATGAG GGCAAGAAAATCGCGTTCTACAAGCGAGCTCAGATCCTGGTGGCTGACTTCTGGGGCATCATGGCGGCCCGAGGTGAGGCGGTCATTACCAACATGGACTGGCTCACCATGTTCGCCGACTACAGGATCCCTCAGGCCCTCGTCTACCTCGGCGCCCTGCGATACTCTGATGCTCTGATGGGCAGCCTCAAGCacg GCGAGTTGCTGCGTTCAGGCGACAGGAGGGAGGTGGAGATCCGAGCCTGTTCCATCTTGGCGGTGGAGCGCATCAGGGAGCGTCTGAGCAAGCTGCTGCAGGAACGGGACGGCAGGAGCTGCGGCGTCAACTCGGCCATCATCGACTTCTACCTGTGGCCGTACGCCAAGCAGCACCACAGAGAGATGGCCCACATTCCCATCCACCACACGCGCTCCGTGTACTACTGA
- the hnrnpk gene encoding heterogeneous nuclear ribonucleoprotein K isoform X1 — protein sequence MDMKDEMQDDSSFSNTETNGKRPAEDADEQKSFKRSRNSDEMIELRILLQSKNAGAVIGKGGKNIKALRSDYNASVSVPDSSGPERILCICADIDTVGEIMLKIIPTLEEYQQYNGMDFDCELRLLIHQSLAGSIIGVKGAKIKELRENTKTSIKLFQECCPQSTDRVVLVGGKMERVVECIKTMLEVIAEAPIKGRSQPYDPNFYDETYEYGGFTMMFEERGSSRRPMGGFPIRGSRSSTGDRGYDRMPSSRSGRAPMPPSRRDYDDISPRRGPSHHQSRSSRGSSMSMGRSHRGGDDRYYDSYRGSDERSNDRRGRQDRYSDNMSGGGYDNSSSWDGYQSGGRCSYNDTVITTQVTIPKDLAGSIIGKGGQRIKQIRHDSGASIKIDEPLEGSEDRIITIVGTQDQIQNAQYLLQNSVKQFSGLLL from the exons ATGGACATGAAAGACGAAATGCAAGACGATTCCTCATTCAGCAACACAGAGACAAACG GTAAGCGCCCCGCTGAGGATGCGGATGAGCAGAAATCATTCAAGCGCTCCAGGAACTCTGACGAGATGATTGAGCTGCGGATCCTGCTGCAGAGCAAA AACGCAGGAGCTGTTATCGGGAAGGGTGGCAAAAACATCAAAGCCCTACGTTCAGAT TACAATGCCAGTGTGTCAGTCCCAGACAGCAGTGGGCCTGAGCG CATCCTGTGCATCTGTGCCGACATCGACACCGTCGGAGAGATCATGCTCAAGATTATCCCAACTCTGGAGGAG TACCAGCAGTACAATGGCATGGATTTTGACTGTGAGCTGCGTCTACTGATCCACCAGAGCTTGGCTGGCTCTATTATTGGAGTCAAGGGAGCCAAGATCAAGGAGCTCAGAGAG AACACAAAGACCAGTATCAAGCTGTTTCAGGAGTGTTGCCCTCAATCGACAGACCGGGTCGTGCTGGTCGGTGGTAAAATGGAGCGTGTGGTTGAGTGTATCAAGACTATGCTGGAGGTCATTGCGGAA GCTCCCATTAAGGGCCGTTCACAGCCTTACGACCCTAATTTCTATGACGAAACATACGAATATGGAGGGTTCACGATGATGTTTGAGGAGCGAGGTAGCAGCCGCCGGCCCATGGGAGGCTTCCCCATTCGAGGGAGTAGGTCAAGCACCGGTGACCGGGGCTATGATCGAATGCCCTCTAGCAGATCGGGACGGGCACCCATGCCTCCCTCTCGCAGGGATTATGATGACATTAGCCCTCGCCGAGGTCCTTCACACCACCAGAGCAGGAGTAGTAGGGGCAGCAGCATGTCTATGGGTCGTTCACACAGAGGAGG AGATGATCGTTACTATGACTCATACCGTGGCTCAGATGAAAGGTCAAA TGACAGAAGAGGCAGACAGGATCGCTACAGCGATAACATG AGTGGAGGGGGATATG ACAACAGTTCCTCCTGGGATGGCTACCAATCAG GTGGACGGTGCTCCTACAACGACACTGTCATTACCACACAAGTGACCATCCCAAAAGAT CTGGCAGGCTCCATTATCGGCAAGGGGGGCCAGCGGATCAAACAGATCCGCCACGACTCCGGGGCGTCCATCAAGATCGACGAGCCTCTGGAAGGTTCCGAGGACCGGATCATCACCATCGTGGGCACCCAGGATCAGATTCAGAATGCCCAGTACCTTCTGCAGAACAG TGTGAAGCAGTTCTCTGGTCTTTTGCTGTAG
- the hnrnpk gene encoding heterogeneous nuclear ribonucleoprotein K isoform X4 gives MDMKDEMQDDSSFSNTETNGKRPAEDADEQKSFKRSRNSDEMIELRILLQSKNAGAVIGKGGKNIKALRSDYNASVSVPDSSGPERILCICADIDTVGEIMLKIIPTLEEYQQYNGMDFDCELRLLIHQSLAGSIIGVKGAKIKELRENTKTSIKLFQECCPQSTDRVVLVGGKMERVVECIKTMLEVIAEAPIKGRSQPYDPNFYDETYEYGGFTMMFEERGSSRRPMGGFPIRGSRSSTGDRGYDRMPSSRSGRAPMPPSRRDYDDISPRRGPSHHQSRSSRGSSMSMGRSHRGGRGRQDRYSDNMSGGGYDNSSSWDGYQSGGRCSYNDTVITTQVTIPKDLAGSIIGKGGQRIKQIRHDSGASIKIDEPLEGSEDRIITIVGTQDQIQNAQYLLQNSVKQFSGLLL, from the exons ATGGACATGAAAGACGAAATGCAAGACGATTCCTCATTCAGCAACACAGAGACAAACG GTAAGCGCCCCGCTGAGGATGCGGATGAGCAGAAATCATTCAAGCGCTCCAGGAACTCTGACGAGATGATTGAGCTGCGGATCCTGCTGCAGAGCAAA AACGCAGGAGCTGTTATCGGGAAGGGTGGCAAAAACATCAAAGCCCTACGTTCAGAT TACAATGCCAGTGTGTCAGTCCCAGACAGCAGTGGGCCTGAGCG CATCCTGTGCATCTGTGCCGACATCGACACCGTCGGAGAGATCATGCTCAAGATTATCCCAACTCTGGAGGAG TACCAGCAGTACAATGGCATGGATTTTGACTGTGAGCTGCGTCTACTGATCCACCAGAGCTTGGCTGGCTCTATTATTGGAGTCAAGGGAGCCAAGATCAAGGAGCTCAGAGAG AACACAAAGACCAGTATCAAGCTGTTTCAGGAGTGTTGCCCTCAATCGACAGACCGGGTCGTGCTGGTCGGTGGTAAAATGGAGCGTGTGGTTGAGTGTATCAAGACTATGCTGGAGGTCATTGCGGAA GCTCCCATTAAGGGCCGTTCACAGCCTTACGACCCTAATTTCTATGACGAAACATACGAATATGGAGGGTTCACGATGATGTTTGAGGAGCGAGGTAGCAGCCGCCGGCCCATGGGAGGCTTCCCCATTCGAGGGAGTAGGTCAAGCACCGGTGACCGGGGCTATGATCGAATGCCCTCTAGCAGATCGGGACGGGCACCCATGCCTCCCTCTCGCAGGGATTATGATGACATTAGCCCTCGCCGAGGTCCTTCACACCACCAGAGCAGGAGTAGTAGGGGCAGCAGCATGTCTATGGGTCGTTCACACAGAGGAGG AAGAGGCAGACAGGATCGCTACAGCGATAACATG AGTGGAGGGGGATATG ACAACAGTTCCTCCTGGGATGGCTACCAATCAG GTGGACGGTGCTCCTACAACGACACTGTCATTACCACACAAGTGACCATCCCAAAAGAT CTGGCAGGCTCCATTATCGGCAAGGGGGGCCAGCGGATCAAACAGATCCGCCACGACTCCGGGGCGTCCATCAAGATCGACGAGCCTCTGGAAGGTTCCGAGGACCGGATCATCACCATCGTGGGCACCCAGGATCAGATTCAGAATGCCCAGTACCTTCTGCAGAACAG TGTGAAGCAGTTCTCTGGTCTTTTGCTGTAG